One part of the Coffea eugenioides isolate CCC68of chromosome 10, Ceug_1.0, whole genome shotgun sequence genome encodes these proteins:
- the LOC113750891 gene encoding translation initiation factor IF-2, chloroplastic-like produces MGAYKVQVPFDGKPQTCVFLDTPGHEAFGAMRARGARVTDIAVIVVATNDGIRPQTEEAIAHAKAAGVRIVIAINKVRLHLF; encoded by the exons ATGGGGGCATACAAGGTACAAGTACCTTTTGATGGCAAGCCACAGACTTGTGTTTTCCTTGACACCCCTGGACATGAG GCATTTGGAGCAATGAGAGCTCGTGGAGCCAGAGTAACAGACATTGCTGTTATTGTAGTTGCTACTAATGATGGAATTCGACCTCAAACAGAAGAGGCCATTGCTCATGCCAAAGCAGCTGGAGTGCGAATTGTTATTGCTATAAACAAAGTGCGCTTGCATTTATTCTGA
- the LOC113750472 gene encoding flavin-containing monooxygenase FMO GS-OX-like 5 has translation MLPPTVGCLRFSSQLFKYHNIRQNKNDSPKDQLTGSTQNVHRQQSNNKERYKYHFPFLEINGIVAVDDNRVGPLYKHIFPPALAPWLSFVGLPWKVVPFPLFEFQSKWIAGTLCGRLSLPSPKEMMADIQAFYSSMEASGTPKRYTHNMAGYQFEYDDWLAAQCGCLPTEEWRKQMYVETSMRKRSQPETYRDQWEDEHLVRQAQADFSQYFSKVPSS, from the exons ATGCTGCCACCTACAGTAGGTTGTCTAAGATTTAGTTCCCAGCTATTCAAGTATCATAACATAAGACAGAATAAG AATGACTCTCCTAAAGATCAATTAACTGGAAGCACACAAAATGTTCATAGGCAACAATCAAATAACAAAGAAAG GTACAAATATCACTTTCCGTTCCTTGAAATTAATGGCATTGTAGCTGTGGATGATAACCGTGTGGGGCCACTTTACAAGCATATTTTTCCTCCAGCTTTAGCGCCATGGCTTTCATTCGTTGGGTTGCCGTGGAAG GTTGTACCTTTCCCCTTGTTTGAATTTCAGAGCAAGTGGATAGCTGGTACTCTGTGTGGTCGGCTTTCACTTCCTTCTCCCAAGGAGATGATGGCTGATATTCAAGCTTTCTACTCATCAATGGAAGCATCTGGCACTCCAAAGCGGTATACTCATAACATGGCTGGTTATCAG TTCGAATATGACGATTGGTTGGCTGCTCAGTGTGGTTGTCTGCCGACTGAAGAATGGAGAAAGCAGATGTATGTTGAAACTTCCATGAGAAAGAGGTCTCAGCCTGAGACATACAGAGACCAGTGGGAAGATGAACACTTGGTCAGACAGGCACAAGCTGATTTTTCACAGTACTTTTCAAAAGTTCCCAGTAGCTAG